One window from the genome of Pseudoliparis swirei isolate HS2019 ecotype Mariana Trench chromosome 24, NWPU_hadal_v1, whole genome shotgun sequence encodes:
- the LOC130190293 gene encoding LOW QUALITY PROTEIN: testican-3-like (The sequence of the model RefSeq protein was modified relative to this genomic sequence to represent the inferred CDS: inserted 1 base in 1 codon; deleted 2 bases in 1 codon) produces MSLEQKFHDFIASLFQEPGTWTPSKAFDQGLDPARDPCLKIKCSRHKVCVAEAYKTASCVSQRRVSFKDAGLSQSPGSKCTPCPVVQPSPVCGTDGHSYSTKCEYQACITGKKIAVKCSGMCPCPSPAHPEQSSAERKVCGAADLKAVVSRLRDWFRVLRENGNHRRLKIQKPERSKLEVGRLSSCKTPWGGCSPAGHDFDLQLDQSEXQGLYLERNEPCGHALLRSCDAHADNVISSSEWCSCFQRFTDSPCQAERNEINKKQPGKKLLGQDPPSCGEGGYFRAHQCHSSSGQCWCVDRYGNEAAGSRTHGPAACGVVLESSGDLGSGDSLLPDDDEDDDEDSFVLNDRAARETEAEDEDYEDDDDDNDEYLS; encoded by the exons ATGTCACTAGAACAAAAGTTTCATGATTTTATTGCATCTCTTTTCCAGGAGCCTGGAACATGGACCCCATCCAAGGCCTTCGACCAAG gcctGGATCCAGCCAGAGACCCGTGTCTCAAGATCAAGTGCAGCCGCCACAAGGTGTGTGTGGCCGAGGCTTACAAGACGGCCTCTTGTGTGAGCCAGAGGAGAGtcag TTTCAAAGATGCCGGTCTGTCCCAGAGTCCAGGGTCAAAGTGTACGCCCTGCCCTGTTGTGCAGCCGTCACCTGTGTGTGGGACGGACGGCCACTCCTACTCCACCAag tgTGAGTACCAGGCCTGCATCACGGGGAAGAAGATCGCTGTGAAGTGCTCCGGCATGTGTCCTTGCCCC AGCCCCGCCCACCCCGAGCAGAGCTCTGCAGAGAGGAAAG TGTGCGGCGCGGCGGACCTGAAGGCGGTGGTGAGCCGGCTGAGGGACTGGTTCAGGGTGCTGCGTGAGAACGGGAACCACAGGAGGCTCAAGATCCAGAAGCCGGAGAGGAGCA AGTTGGAGGTGGGTCGTCTCTCCTCCTGTAAGACCCCCTGGGGTGGATGTTCTCCGGCTGGACACGACTTTGACCTCCagctggaccaatcag accAGGGCCTCTACCTGGAGCGCAACGAGCCGTGCGGCCACGCCCTCCTCAGGTCCTGCGACGCCCACGCAGACAACGTGATCTCCAGCTCCGAGTGGTGCTCCTGCTTCCAGAGGTTCACAG ATTCTCCTTGTCAAGCAGAACGAAACGAAATCAACAAAAAGCAACCGGGGAAGAAACtgctgg gtcaGGACCCGCCCTCCTGTGGTGAGGGCGGGTACTTCAGGGCTCATCAGTGCCACAGCAGCAGCGGTCAGTGCTGGTGTGTGGATCGCTACGGCAACGAGGCGGCCGGCTCCCGGACCCACGGCCCGGCGGCCTGCG GCGTGGTTCTGGAGTCTTCCGGAGACCTCGGCAGCGGAGACTCGCTGCTCCCCGACGACGACGAAGACGACGACGAAGATTCCTTTGTTCTCAACGACCGGGCGGCACGGGAGACG GAAGCCGAAGACGAGGACTAcgaagacgacgacgacgacaacgaCGAGTACCTGTCGtag